One Thiocapsa bogorovii DNA segment encodes these proteins:
- a CDS encoding pilus assembly PilX family protein has protein sequence MDGHRGINSRHSGAVLIIALIMLLVTTLIGISVFEMGSNNLVVVANLESREQTRKAAEDTLEVAIENLALLIESLAPDSPKAVFFCEGHKNHQCHDIDGDGLLDIEVSLTDPQPSCMLVTPTRNDELDVTDINDQGCFIGTQQGGAVDGAGATGQSMCSASVWDLRAVAVDVMTQAEARVRQGVSVRVSNNDVATECP, from the coding sequence ATGGACGGCCATCGAGGCATCAATTCTCGCCACAGCGGCGCGGTGCTCATCATCGCCCTCATTATGCTATTGGTAACCACCTTGATCGGCATCTCGGTCTTCGAGATGGGCAGCAATAATCTAGTCGTGGTTGCAAATCTGGAGAGTCGTGAGCAAACCAGAAAGGCCGCGGAAGACACCTTGGAAGTCGCGATCGAGAATCTCGCCCTGTTGATCGAAAGCCTCGCGCCAGATAGTCCAAAGGCCGTCTTTTTCTGTGAAGGTCATAAGAATCACCAGTGCCATGACATCGACGGAGACGGTCTGCTCGATATCGAGGTGTCACTCACGGATCCGCAGCCGAGTTGCATGTTGGTGACACCGACACGTAACGATGAGCTCGACGTGACCGACATCAATGATCAAGGCTGCTTCATCGGCACTCAACAAGGAGGCGCGGTCGACGGCGCCGGCGCCACTGGTCAGTCGATGTGCTCCGCATCGGTATGGGATCTCAGGGCCGTTGCCGTTGACGTCATGACGCAAGCCGAAGCACGGGTGAGACAGGGCGTCAGCGTTCGGGTGTCGAACAACGACGTCGCGACCGAGTGCCCGTAA
- a CDS encoding PilW family protein, with the protein MFSITSPHVAALQQPIPRPARARGFTIIELMIAMTIGLFLLGGLALVLSNNSRTRYELQKSIGQIQNARYALQTLADDLSNTGFYGEAGIPNTSGWLLLCLDLPNNGLPLTCPNEVCMKLERAFPIQGSDDIANRPNGCSAMDDVRTGNDVVVVRRASTCDIDEDQCDAFQDGALHIQQPACIAGAQPIVATSTAAFAGGMTRVCDPNVLAPIYRLLNHVYYVARNNRPNDGIPTLKRAELAADGYIITPIAEGIEHLQIEYGVDADENGDPDLYSQAGTLHWDDWRNVVAVRIHLIARNVLPTDGYEDERTYRLGSEGEFGPFQDSFKRQAYSKTVRLNNIAGPRETN; encoded by the coding sequence ATGTTCAGCATCACCTCTCCTCACGTCGCGGCATTGCAACAGCCGATACCTCGACCGGCGCGCGCGCGCGGTTTCACCATCATTGAGCTGATGATCGCCATGACCATCGGGCTTTTCCTGCTCGGCGGCCTCGCGCTCGTGCTTTCCAACAACAGCCGAACTCGTTACGAGCTGCAGAAATCCATCGGCCAGATCCAGAATGCTCGCTATGCCCTGCAAACCCTCGCCGATGATCTGAGCAATACGGGCTTCTACGGCGAGGCCGGAATACCCAACACCTCCGGATGGTTACTTTTGTGTCTCGATCTACCTAACAACGGTTTGCCGCTAACCTGCCCGAACGAGGTCTGTATGAAGCTGGAACGGGCATTTCCGATCCAGGGTTCGGACGATATCGCAAACCGACCAAACGGCTGCAGTGCAATGGATGACGTCCGCACGGGCAACGATGTTGTCGTTGTGCGCCGTGCCAGTACCTGCGACATTGACGAGGACCAGTGCGATGCCTTTCAGGACGGTGCCCTGCACATCCAACAGCCGGCCTGTATCGCAGGTGCGCAGCCCATCGTTGCAACCTCTACAGCTGCCTTCGCAGGCGGCATGACTCGGGTCTGCGACCCGAACGTCTTGGCACCCATCTACCGACTGCTCAATCACGTCTATTATGTAGCGCGCAACAATCGCCCCAACGACGGCATCCCCACTCTGAAGCGCGCTGAATTAGCTGCGGACGGCTACATTATCACACCAATCGCCGAAGGGATCGAACACCTGCAAATTGAATACGGCGTCGATGCCGATGAGAATGGCGATCCCGATCTGTACAGCCAGGCTGGCACGCTGCATTGGGATGATTGGCGTAACGTCGTCGCGGTTCGAATCCATCTCATTGCACGCAATGTACTGCCCACCGACGGCTATGAGGATGAGCGGACCTATCGACTCGGGAGCGAGGGCGAGTTTGGCCCATTCCAGGACAGCTTCAAGCGCCAAGCCTACAGTAAGACCGTGCGATTGAACAATATCGCCGGTCCTCGGGAGACCAACTGA
- the pilV gene encoding type IV pilus modification protein PilV: protein MINRPLQGCRQSGFTLIEILVTAVIIAFGLLSLAGLQAKMTATQMESYQRAHALVLVEDMAARIATQRRAAEAGAYATTGTTTTVGDGDANDPSNDCSDEANLPARDLCEWSQALKGVGTTANDGRFLGAMLGARGCIDRINEDPETFLVTVAWQGLTETVSPSLTCGSGEYPDDTMRRVLAVRVTLADLD from the coding sequence ATGATCAACCGTCCGCTCCAAGGTTGTCGGCAATCCGGTTTCACGCTGATCGAGATCCTTGTGACCGCGGTGATCATTGCGTTCGGGTTGCTGAGCCTGGCTGGACTCCAGGCTAAGATGACGGCCACCCAGATGGAGTCATATCAACGCGCCCACGCCCTGGTACTGGTCGAGGACATGGCGGCACGTATCGCGACCCAGCGGCGCGCGGCCGAGGCCGGCGCCTATGCAACCACGGGGACGACCACCACCGTTGGAGACGGCGATGCCAATGATCCAAGCAATGACTGTAGCGACGAAGCAAACCTACCGGCACGGGATCTCTGCGAATGGAGCCAGGCGCTTAAGGGCGTGGGCACAACAGCCAATGACGGCCGCTTCCTCGGCGCCATGCTCGGAGCGCGCGGCTGTATCGATCGCATCAATGAGGATCCGGAAACCTTTCTGGTCACCGTGGCCTGGCAGGGACTCACCGAAACCGTCTCCCCGAGTTTGACCTGTGGAAGCGGCGAATACCCTGACGACACCATGCGTCGGGTTCTCGCGGTGCGGGTCACACTCGCGGACTTGGACTGA
- a CDS encoding GspH/FimT family pseudopilin, producing the protein MRKRHTAFCGLIAGAPPRQCAGFTLLELMIAVTILVILTGIGVPSFSNFVASQRTIAAAGDFQMALWRTRSEAIRLNRDVTLSPTDAEIGWESGWVANDPSDDDHALIHGDALDGVMISGGPDSIIYRASGRLRGSSIAGIEFASKTSRSADKRCIGVDLSGQPTLMRTGCP; encoded by the coding sequence ATGCGCAAACGTCATACGGCCTTTTGTGGTCTGATCGCGGGCGCTCCTCCCCGGCAATGCGCTGGCTTCACGCTCCTTGAACTCATGATCGCGGTGACGATTCTGGTGATCCTCACGGGCATCGGGGTGCCCTCGTTTTCAAACTTCGTCGCCTCGCAACGCACCATCGCCGCGGCCGGTGATTTTCAGATGGCCCTGTGGCGCACCCGTTCGGAGGCGATCCGACTCAATCGCGATGTCACCCTGTCGCCAACGGATGCCGAAATCGGTTGGGAATCCGGCTGGGTGGCGAATGATCCGAGCGATGACGACCATGCCCTGATCCATGGCGATGCTTTGGATGGCGTGATGATAAGCGGTGGACCGGACAGCATCATCTATCGTGCCTCGGGGCGGCTGCGTGGCAGCAGTATCGCGGGGATCGAGTTTGCATCCAAGACGAGTCGCTCGGCGGATAAACGCTGTATCGGGGTCGATCTCAGCGGTCAGCCGACGCTCATGAGGACAGGTTGCCCGTAA